AATACGCCTCTCCTCAACCACCACACCAGCAGCATCGAGGCCCAGCCCTGAAAGGAATGGTTGACGACCAGTCGCCAAGAGGACCCCGCCACAGGGAAGTCGATCCCCGGTTTTGGTGACGACAGTCAAATCGTTCGGTCCGCCCTCAATCGCAGCAAGTCCTTGTCCAAAGCGCAGGTCGATGCCCTTCTCCTGCATGCCCTCCTGCACAACGCCTGCTAGTTCGCTGTCGAAACCTCGCAAAAGCTTTTCACCACGTACCAATTGGGTCACCCCAACACCAAGGCCTCGCAGGATGCCAGCAAATTCACAAGCAATAAATCCGGCTCCCACCACCACCACCTGGTCCGGGAAACGCTCCTGCAAAAACATGTCATCGCTCACCCAAGCCAGCTCAACCCCTGGAACATCCGGCCGCACGGGGCGCCCACCAACCGAAATCATCACCCGCTTGGCTTGCAGCACCTGATCGATCTCGCCCTCCCGCATCCTTGAGACACCAATGCGATGAGGATCTAGAAATCGCCCCCAGCCTGTGATCAGCTCCACTCCTGCTTTCGCCAAAAACTCGATGTGAAGAGCATTGAGGCGATCCACCTCCTGACGCACATTGCGCAAAAGCACGGACGTATCAAACGTTGCCCCCTCAACACTCACTCCATAACTGGACGCCCCCTGCAGTTGTTCGGAGACAAGAGAGCCATACACCAGAAGTTTTTTCGGCACGCAGCCGCGAATGACACAGGTCCCGCCGACGCGATCTCCCTCCACAATCGCCACCTTGGCTCCATAACGAGCAGCACGTTTGGCAGCGGCTAGACCTCCTGACCCAGCACCGAGAACAACAAGATCAAAACTTTGTTCCATGGAGCCAACTGTTTTTTTCATATTTTGCCCGCTGCCTTCAGTCCACGAGTGCCAAAACAATCAGTGCCAAGTCAGCTCAGGGATGCTTCACGAGTCCATTCACAACTCAACCTCGGCATAGTGGAGTGCATGCAGCGTTGAGATCTGC
The window above is part of the Synechococcus sp. WH 8020 genome. Proteins encoded here:
- the gorA gene encoding glutathione-disulfide reductase; its protein translation is MEQSFDLVVLGAGSGGLAAAKRAARYGAKVAIVEGDRVGGTCVIRGCVPKKLLVYGSLVSEQLQGASSYGVSVEGATFDTSVLLRNVRQEVDRLNALHIEFLAKAGVELITGWGRFLDPHRIGVSRMREGEIDQVLQAKRVMISVGGRPVRPDVPGVELAWVSDDMFLQERFPDQVVVVGAGFIACEFAGILRGLGVGVTQLVRGEKLLRGFDSELAGVVQEGMQEKGIDLRFGQGLAAIEGGPNDLTVVTKTGDRLPCGGVLLATGRQPFLSGLGLDAAGVVVEERRIPVDADLATNHAHIFAVGDVTDRICLTPVAVDEGRAFADSVFGSTPRQVKYDLVASAVFSQPELATVGLSEEEAIAKLGADQVVVHRARFRSMAQALPKHGPRCLLKLVLEASSEKVLGCHMVGEHAAEIIQMAAIAVGMGATKADFDRTMALHPTVSEEFVTMA